One genomic segment of Vagococcus intermedius includes these proteins:
- a CDS encoding N-acetyltransferase, with product MSKVREMKQDELNQVMTIWLSGNKSGHPFISEGYWESHYDEVKEMLPSSTVYVWESNREIKGFAGCLENGYLAGIFVNPKDQGKGIGHDLLTHIQAKYEVVSLHVYKKNEHAIAFYKQHGFLLQQEKLDEVTQEIELEFCYTR from the coding sequence ATGAGTAAAGTGAGAGAAATGAAGCAAGATGAATTAAATCAAGTCATGACTATTTGGTTATCAGGAAATAAGAGCGGTCATCCTTTTATTTCAGAGGGATACTGGGAGTCTCATTACGACGAGGTTAAAGAAATGTTACCTAGTTCTACGGTTTATGTTTGGGAAAGTAATAGGGAAATTAAAGGGTTTGCTGGTTGTTTAGAAAATGGCTATTTAGCTGGTATTTTTGTGAATCCCAAAGATCAAGGTAAAGGGATAGGACACGATTTATTGACTCATATTCAAGCCAAGTATGAGGTGGTCAGTTTACATGTCTACAAAAAAAACGAGCATGCTATAGCTTTTTATAAGCAACATGGCTTTCTATTACAACAGGAAAAATTGGATGAGGTAACTCAAGAAATAGAACTGGAATTTTGTTATACTAGGTAA
- a CDS encoding phosphate-starvation-inducible PsiE family protein — MLVNGNKWLHRFVDSLLIILGLMLMGVMMKQIIEIGQEVFWIKGEFDVVIDKVLSFFLCFEFFTMILRYIQEDHHIPLRYLIYICITAILRQEIGHHTTALNTLLVSLSILLLVITLALIQWMTHKFQTSSEDHYSG; from the coding sequence ATGTTAGTTAATGGCAATAAATGGTTACACCGTTTTGTTGATTCTCTCCTAATTATCTTAGGGTTGATGTTGATGGGTGTGATGATGAAACAAATAATTGAGATAGGTCAGGAAGTCTTTTGGATTAAAGGTGAATTTGATGTAGTGATTGATAAAGTCTTATCATTTTTCTTATGTTTTGAGTTTTTTACAATGATTTTACGTTATATCCAGGAAGACCATCATATTCCTTTGCGTTACTTGATTTATATCTGTATTACTGCGATTTTACGGCAAGAAATAGGGCATCATACAACCGCTCTTAATACGCTGCTGGTTTCTTTATCAATATTATTATTAGTGATAACACTCGCCTTGATACAGTGGATGACTCATAAGTTTCAAACATCATCGGAAGATCATTATAGTGGTTAG